In the genome of Desulfallas thermosapovorans DSM 6562, one region contains:
- a CDS encoding RNA polymerase sigma factor produces MSGLKAEDILIYYEKTFHAAFFIAKNKEIAEDATQEAFLKAYSKFKGLRDPNKIGPWLAVIAMNCAKDLLKNKKLLVDNIETIFTQKTNDTDEFSKLDLKLDTQKILSIMTIEHKQVLVLRYFYDLPVKDIANCLGISEAAVRSRLHRAKAEVKKIIKVNDAE; encoded by the coding sequence ATGAGCGGGTTAAAAGCAGAGGATATATTGATTTATTATGAGAAAACCTTTCATGCTGCTTTTTTTATAGCAAAGAATAAAGAAATTGCCGAAGATGCTACCCAGGAAGCTTTTTTAAAGGCTTATAGTAAATTTAAAGGATTGCGTGATCCTAATAAAATAGGCCCCTGGCTGGCAGTTATCGCCATGAACTGCGCCAAGGACCTATTAAAAAATAAAAAATTATTGGTTGATAACATAGAAACAATTTTTACCCAAAAAACAAATGATACAGACGAATTCTCCAAGTTGGATTTGAAATTAGATACGCAAAAAATTTTAAGTATAATGACCATTGAACACAAACAAGTATTAGTATTACGCTATTTTTACGATCTTCCGGTAAAGGATATAGCTAATTGCCTGGGTATTTCGGAAGCCGCTGTTCGTTCAAGATTACACAGGGCAAAAGCGGAGGTTAAAAAGATAATTAAAGTTAATGATGCGGAGTAA